The following are encoded together in the Montipora foliosa isolate CH-2021 chromosome 12, ASM3666993v2, whole genome shotgun sequence genome:
- the LOC137980289 gene encoding uncharacterized protein — MEKYFATFALVFSSLAVGFTALDVTVESVDNHSPFSEQTDGDWENGNRLFTKEELANYNGEDPSLPIYLAIKGIVFDVSEAKRVYGPGGKYHGFAGKDASRAMAKWSMEEEDLNDDLDGLTEEELARLDDSYNKLFATKYPKVGYIDEDNFTVRKNNDYVEL; from the exons atggaaaaatatttcgCAACTTTTGCCCTCGTTTTTTCTTCTCTAGCTGTTGGTTTCACGGCATTAGATGTTACTGTGGAAAGTGTTGACAATCACTCTCCGTTTTCTGAACAAACCGACGGTGACTGGGAGAACGGGAACAGGTTATTTACAAAGGAAGAGTTGGCAAATTACAATGGAGAAGAC ccgTCTCTTCCCATTTACCTTGCAATAAAGGGAATTGTCTTCGACGTTTCGGAAGCAAAAA GAGTTTATGGCCCCGGTGGAAAGTATCATGGTTTTGCTGGTAAGGATGCATCAAGAGCAATGGCAAAGTGGTCCATGGAAGAGGAGGATCTAAACGACGATTTG GATGGCTTAACGGAAGAGGAACTCGCACGTCTTGACGATTCCTACAACAAGCTTTTCGCGACAAAATACCCCAAAGTTGGGTATATCGATGAGGACAATTTCACAGTGAGAAAAAACAACGATTACGTTGAATTGTGA
- the LOC137981038 gene encoding histone H3-like, whose product MVRIKQTKEKHQTGLNYRFAAKSFLLSKKTLLEAEDINLLQISPLKITALPITTRPIKKIRRYRAGKLALQEIRRYQKSTQLLICKLAFQRLVREISQDFAPGFRVQPSALLALQEATESYIVGVFEDVNLCALHAKRVTIMPRDLQLALRIRGEGRLLHH is encoded by the coding sequence ATGGTAAGgatcaaacaaacaaaggagAAGCACCAAACAGGCTTAAATTACAGATTTGCTGCTAAATCTTTCCTGCTTTCAAAGAAGACGTTATTGGAGGCTGAAGACATTAATCTACTGCAAATCTCACCTTTGAAAATAACCGCCCTTCCAATTACAACTCGTCCTATTAAGAAGATACGAAGATACCGTGCAGGAAAGCTGGCTTTGCAAGAGATTCGCAGATATCAAAAAAGCACGCAGCTACTAATCTGCAAGTTGGCCTTTCAGCGCCTGGTCCGTGAAATATCCCAAGATTTTGCTCCTGGCTTCAGAGTTCAGCCCTCTGCTTTGCTAGCTCTCCAAGAGGCCACCGAATCTTACATCGTGGGAGTTTTTGAGGACGTAAATTTATGTGCTCTCCATGCAAAAAGAGTCACCATTATGCCTCGAGATTTGCAACTGGCTCTTAGAATCAGAGGGGAAGGGAGATTGCTTCATCACTAA